TGAAAACAGTGCGAGTTTTCGTGTTAGATGAAGCTGATGTTATGATTGCAACACAAGGACATCATGATCAATGCATTCGAATTCACAAAATGCTCAATCCGCAGTGTCAGATGTTGTTTTTCTCGGCGACGTACGATAAAGAGGTTATGGACTTTGCTCGCTTGATTGTATCGGAGCCAACAATAATTCGTTTGATGCGCGAGGAAGAATCTCTGGATAATATCAAACAATATTATGTGAATTGCAAAAACGAGGATGGCAAATATAATGCAATCCAAAACATTTACGGTTGCATTAGCATTGGCCAGGCAATTATATTTTGCCATACGCGCAAAACTGCTACCTGGCTAGCCGTTAAAATGACTAAAGATGGCCATTCGGTGGCTGTCCTATCTGGTGACATGACCGTTCAGCAGAGATTGGATGTATTGGATCGCTTTAGATCGGGACAGGAGAAAGTCCTCATCACTACCAATGTGTTGTCACGTGGTATTGACATCGAACAAGTAacaattgttgtaaatttcGATTTGCCTGTTGATCTGCGAGGCAATGCCGATTGTGAAACATACTTGCATCGTATCGGGCGTACTGGACGATTTGGAAAGTCTGGCATTGCCATCAATTTAATCGATGGTGACAAGAGTATGACTGTATGTCGTGCCATTGAAAAACACTTTCAAAAGGATATATCTTATTTGAATACCGATAATGCGGATGATATTGAGAAGATTGGAAACTAATTCATAATAATCATTCCCTAGTTTAGCCTTAAGCaaacacatttttgaaatttctctagaaataaaactatttctgAACCatgcaaatatacatataatgaATGATTTATACTCGATTTATTTCATCTTCTAAcgattacaaattatatattcaaaattaggCCTTCCTCTTTGAAAGAAttgatttactttttattattttatataataatgaattttaatataataatacatcgAACATGAAACTAATCACATTTGTTAAACATTTGATTCCAATTATCAATCCATTGAAAACTAGCGCTAAAATTCAGAAGATAAAGTGATAGATATGTAATCTGATGATGTGAGAACTTGACTCCAAGTCAAGCATGTCAGCATCTTAAAGACGTCTTGGAGAACCATACATTCAAATGTACGACATATAAATAACAAGTCCATAATAAAGGTAACAACATTCCTAAAGCCTAAGCCTAAATAATGTCAATGTTTCCATAGAAATAATTGGATTTCCGGTTACAGCTTCTATGCAGTTTGGTTTTgattctgttctgataatctTCATTGTAATCCTTATGGAATGTGAAATCCGATAGAACATCATATGCTTTAATTATTCTCTTACAGGATTCCAGTTAGTTCCTAGCGCTTGAACTTGGATGATGCTTAAGCACTAGATTGTGATAAGCTTTTCGAGTATCAGCACTCGATGCGTTTTGATTGACATCCAAAATGCCATAGCAATCCTCCCTACTTGTGTTCATAGTGAACAAGTTGCgcttaaaaaaatgaatttacaaattaagCTTATAGTGACAACACAATTACTTAAATGATACATAATAATCTATTATAGAACGTCAGTGCGATAATATACATGCTATTGActcataataattttattttaagaattagtaacaaaaaagattttaaaattaattatttgaatattcatattttatagaatGATTCTGAATAGTTacactatttaatttaagaatacaGTTAATGGAAAACAAATCACTTCTGTTAAACATTTGATTACAATTATCAATCCATTGCAAACTGGCGGCAAAACCCTGAAGATAAAGCGTGTCGCActatataatatgaaaatgacTGATGAGAAAACAGTATACGTTAGATTTACGATTCCAAGGCAGGTATAGCAAACATCTTTAAGTAACCTTCCAATGGGATACCTCCAAATGTACGACAAATAAATACCAAGTCCGTAACAAAAATACCGACAGACTTCGTTGATCTTGATGTTTCTAAAGCTGTTAGTGAACTGATTGCGTTTATTCCTTTGGCTGTCATAATTATTTCGCAATTCCAGGTCTGAAAGAATAATGTATGCTTTTAGAATCTTAGCGTAAATCTTCATTGTTGCTGGATTTGCATTCTCTTGGCTAAACCTctgtattaaaatgaaataagcgATTTGAATATCATTTTGCGTAGCATTATTCCGTAAGGCCAAGCATTTCATATAAGTCATAATCCTCCTGCCAACTCTCCTGATAATATGCATGGTGTCGATTTTGAAAGTTACTCTGGTTTCGATCCCGTTCATCTTGACGATGCCAGTCATGCCTTCCTTCATTACCAGAAGAATGTGCATTATGATTATAatgtggctttggcttttctttCTGCTCGCTGTTGGGTCTTCTTTGTTGACCAGTATTTTGTTGATGACTTCTTTCCTGATTGTATGACGAATGTCGATTATGATTATTCTCCTTCTGTTCGCTTTTTGGACGGTGTTCGTATTTCTTCTTTTCCTGATTACCCGAAGAATGACCATTTTGGTTATTGTGGGGCTTGGAAttctctttttgcttttggctatTGCTTCCATGTGACTCCTTGTTGCCTCTTCCTTGTTGATTAGCGTTCGTCTGTTGTcgcttctttctttcttggTAATTTCGATCGTACTCATTACGCTGCGAGGGATCCGACAATACTTTATATGCCTTAATAATTCTCTTGCAAGAGTCCAGATCACTTGCGGTTTGACGCGGATTCTTATCCGGATGATTCTTCTTTataagaaattgaaaagcttTTCGAATGGTAGCATTCGTTGCTTTTGAATCTACCCCCAAAATGTCATAGTAATCCTCGAAATTCTTGTCCATCGTGATGAAGTAGTATAGACGCAGCAGTGTTTGTGGACTGCAAAGTATAAAGGGAATTCCCTCATATGTTACCTGCAAAATATCGATGTTGTTAAAACAGATCGGTAaattttttggcaattatCGATATCTGTTTTGCCgaagaacaaaaaatttcTATGTGCGTCAAGATAGCTCCGCAACTTTAGCGtcacatatcgataaaaaaatatcggctaaaaaaaactttttattttcgtctttttacgtggtatttaaactaaaattaaaaaagtttgaatgcaaaacaatagaaaattaaattatctttcTATTAAATCCATGTTCGTCAAATTTCATGCAGTATTTATGCACTAAAATCGTGATTGAAAAATTGGggtagcaacatttttgcaaatatctcGGCTTTGACGAGTTGTCGGCCAAATCGGCTTATAACAAGTTATAgagtattgttttataaatataccctcaaaaattcataattttaaaacttttcgtttttgagATATTTGAGAAAAAGTACGATAACCTCAGCTCCAGCCCCATACAAAATGAGCACAAAAAATCAATGCTACCGATTAATGACCGTAActtttttttgactttcttGTCGGCCATAGCGCACATTATACTTTCGTAGATACAACTATAAGGAAGATATATAGCAATTTTGGTTGCAATccaattttctgtttttgagAAAATTGACCTAACCCGCAAAAACAAGTTCATTTCGCAGGTGCATCAAATCACTGGAACCAGCGTGGAACCAGTCAGTGTTAAATAACACCATTTGGACTTTGGCGGGACTTCAAATACTTgcagaaaataactaaatgaaacaaatattactataattttaaaattacatttaaatactctatttatatatatattactttgttataattaataaatatacgcaattaaatattcttatttaaatcgtaattttgcagtttacttGATCACTGTTAGCGGCAAAACTTTATGTTAACGCTATCAtcaaattattcttaatatttgcAGAACTTATAGGCCATGTCgcgctatttcattctattcgaatcaaatagataaatattttgctttttgttttattcaaatcggttaagccgttttcgagaaaattcaatttttgtgattattgcgaaaattacaaataaatttcaatttggcatgGCAACGCTTAACATCTGCGAAGCTAGTAAAAAGTTAGcgtcgaatttttgttttgcagatttttcaacattttgactatgtacataattggtcaatactttaaaaaatagataattaacatatgtatcatttcccaatatatactacatagcaaattatcatagtttccgagaaaattcaaaataacatctacatttttcgattataCGCTCTCCTAGACTTTGTCTGAGAAGGCGCGCattgttataatataaacataaaaaattcgaatgctttgcaatttgttttattcaaatcgtgattttccttttcgagaaaatcgcattttagtagaatagtacacatttttgaatttttgcgcaATACCTAAAGTAGTCAAAGCgttgccaaatttaaaaaatggcgATCATGTACATacctatttatcatatttattacccatatatatccCCAACTTATTGGCCATGTCgcgctatttcattctattcgaatcaaatagataaatattttgctttttgttttattcaaatcggttaagccgttttcgagaaaattcaatttttgtgattattg
This is a stretch of genomic DNA from Drosophila albomicans strain 15112-1751.03 chromosome 3, ASM965048v2, whole genome shotgun sequence. It encodes these proteins:
- the LOC117567430 gene encoding DEAD-box helicase Dbp80, which translates into the protein MTDWVKIAEDQEVPKLKTTATSDVPTTTAATAAAKDNEPDVADPAETSLLIKILGKGLVNTKLSLDVQQKNPNSPLHSVKTFEALHLKPELLKGIYAMGFNTPSKIQETALPTLLADPPQNMIAQSQSGTGKTAAFVLAMLSRVNTALNHPQVLCLSPTYELAIQTGEVAARMGQFCPDIKLRFAVRGEEVDRNSKITEHILIGTPGKMLDWGLKMRLFDMKTVRVFVLDEADVMIATQGHHDQCIRIHKMLNPQCQMLFFSATYDKEVMDFARLIVSEPTIIRLMREEESLDNIKQYYVNCKNEDGKYNAIQNIYGCISIGQAIIFCHTRKTATWLAVKMTKDGHSVAVLSGDMTVQQRLDVLDRFRSGQEKVLITTNVLSRGIDIEQVTIVVNFDLPVDLRGNADCETYLHRIGRTGRFGKSGIAINLIDGDKSMTVCRAIEKHFQKDISYLNTDNADDIEKIGN